Genomic segment of Juglans microcarpa x Juglans regia isolate MS1-56 chromosome 7S, Jm3101_v1.0, whole genome shotgun sequence:
CATTTCTTCGTATTTATACTTTTTCTATCACCTACACATTATGACAATcaaaattgaagttttttttctctaaatgtTTGGGCAATGGACATGAAATTAGAGGGAGGGGGGTggggaagttaaaaaaaaaaaagaaatgaagataatggcaaaaaaaaaaaatatgcatattcaattaatttaggtACCCGTTAGTCACTTTTGCGTAGTTTTTATGCATTCTATTTATgtgattgatcaaaataattattttatattaaaaatatgatacaattaatcatattaaaaaataaataaataaaaaaaccgaAAGATGACTGCAGCTAGAATTTTtcgttattatatattatcgaCTCATTTCCGTTAATCATTTCCTTCAAAGAAGCCTGCTTTTGGCTGAGAAGCAAACAATGGCTCCTCTAATCACCTCCCAAGCAGTCCGAAACCCTCTCCTCCTCACACCGCCAAACCTCAAACCGACCTTCTATTCCCCTCGCTGCCACCTTTTGTCTTTCCATAACCCCTCAAAACCCCTATCTCCCCGCCTCACCGCCAAGCGTAACCTAGCCACCCTTGTTCTCGCTTCGGCTTCCCCTGCTTTTCCCGCTCTGCACCCACGAACCCCTCAAATCCCGACTCAGTCACAGTCTCCGCTCACCCAAACTCTCACCACCATTGCAGCCATAGCCTTATGCTTCTCCACCCTTTTCAGCAAGCTCGTCGAAAACCTTGCTCCCCAAATCACCCAACAAGTCGTTCTGCAGAGAAACTTGGTTAGCACTGTTGGACCGCTATTCTTCGCCGCTCTAAAAGACCGGCCCACTGGGTACCTGAATACGCCGCTGACGGTGGTGGCCGCGGGATTGGGCAAGTGGCTCGACATCTACAGTGGGGTTTTGATGGTTAGGGTTTTGCTCAGTTGGTTCCCCAATATTCCCTGGGACCGCCAGCCCTTGTCCGCAATTCGGGACCTCTGCGATCCCTATTTGAACCTCTTCCGGAATATAATCCCACCGATATTCGACACGTTGGATGTTAGCCCGCTTTTGGCCTTCGCGGTGTTGGGCACTCTTGGTTCTATTCTTAATAGCAGCAGGGGCGTGTATTGAAGAAGAGAGGATTGCTGGGTTTCCTCTGTTCTTCATGGTTATATCCTTTCCTATGTTGGCAGGCTTCAGCTGGTAAAGACTATTCTGTTTTCTATCACGTTTACTGGTCTTCTCTCTTCGTTCTTTCTAGTGTTCCTTTTGTTTATGTAatataaccaaatatgtatgtAAGTTCACAGTTTTAGATATTGAAGTTCGATATGTATATTATGTTTTCTAATCCTAATTGTTATACTGGCCTTAGCTTAGGATTCTGTCATAATGGAAATAATACAATTTTGTGGGAAGTTAGAATTCTGTATAGCAATTAGTATTAATTTCTCAATCCTTTGCAATATTGGGATTTAATGTTGTGCTTGTATCGTCCTGACTGTCAAAAATCATGCACAAGTCATTTCATGATTCTTTACAATTTGTGCAGCTTGTTGTTTTCTGTGGAACATAGAATTTGAGTTACTCATTACACGTAGCTCGATGCATGGGCATCCCTTTGTGATGGTTTCTTTGAAGTAGTATCCATGCATTATTTATTCATCCATCTAATGTTATCCGGCAGTATAGCTTACTTATTTTAGGAGTTGGGTTTGTATCCGGCTGTGTATCTGAGgctttctattatttttctagcCTTGTACACTGAagttttagttataaattttattttatagaagaCAGGGAATGTCCCTGCTGGTTGTGAGACTTTTGCtaacattttttcatatttaggATAATTATTAAGAGCATTAGACACCAATAAAGATTCCAATTCCCTCTGATGAAGGCGTTGGAAACTAGTTTATGTAAGCAGTACTAGGAATTTAAGCATTTCAACTATTGgaacataataattttcaaaaactaAATGTATGTTGATAGCCAATAGGTTGCTCATGATAAATGCTAGAATAAAAACTAAGGGACGTGTACTTAATGGAGAAACCATTGTTTTAAGATTATTAAGCTTCACCCTTCTGAAATAATTAGAGACTTGACGAAAGAGTGGATTTGAGTGTCAACTGTTATATCATTTGGTGCAGAgctttttagagagagagagagagagagagagctatttTGCTTGTGCAATTGGTTTATCGATTCCTCGAATACTATTCTGTTATTTGATTGTGCAATTGGTTCAGTTCTAAATGCTTAATGGGCCAATTAAATTGTATTATTCTTTAAGCGTATATAACAATGCAAAGTAATTTCTCTGGAACTATTTTTTATGCTCATCTTGAGTGAGCAAAACCAAATGCAGAAGCTCAAGCTTAACTGAAGCCACCGGTCATGGCTGTGGCTCTTCACCAGAGGCGACCCTACCAACCCTAGAAAGCTGGGGCTGGCCATCAACCGTGCTGTGAATCTTCTTGGAATCGTGGTTCAAATGTGTATTCTTTTTGCTCTCTTTGGGCCACAATGACTGGTGTGCTGGACTAGTACTGTGTGGGCGGCACTTGAATGAGCCTGCGTGACTAGTTGAAGCACAAATGCATATCTTCTTGTACCCAGCGGCTGCTTGTGTTATGGATCTTCTCAATGTTCTTTTGCACTGCCTAGACCCTTTGCCTGACTGTACGACGTATTGGGCCGGTAATGATTAAGatctcgtttggatgttgatttgaaataaattgaattttatataaataatagtgaattgagatagtGAGGTGGGTTTTGTGGGACCcacttaagatgaatttaaatgtgtttgaatgttaagatgagtttaaatgtatttataggaaattaaaaaaggttgtgggtcccacgtgtaaatatgtgttgagttaaaaaatattgtaggtctcacgtgtaaagatgCCTTGAATTGAGTGATGTTTAATGATTTGTGCAttgtgtatttggatgttaggctaaatttaaatttaaacttaattcagatgagttgagatgagtctATGTTCTAAATGAGACCTAAGCAATTAAGTGGCAAATTCATTGAGGAAAATGAGTGGGAGAGTCACATGAATTGATCCATGAGTGAATTTTTCGGGtggtattaaatattttaataaatattgaagGATCTATTTCGGCCTCTTTTTTTtggcagatgagatgagattaaagttaaaaattgaataaaatattattagaatatatttttttaatattatttttgttttgaaatttgaaaaagttgaattgtttattttattttgtgtgagaatttaaaaaagttataacgattaaatgaaatgaaatgagttgagaggaactgtaaaaacaaacgagaatGAATTCATATGCCGGTAGGAGTTTAGATATCCAAAGGACCAAATCCCACAAAAGAATTCCAGAATTCATATGCCCCGAACATATACTCAGTCCTTTATCACAGCCAGTTAGGAACTTATGAGGCCCTTGGGATAACTCAAGCCAATAATTTGCTTACCAAAGgcacaaaattataataataaatatatccgATGGACGTAAAACTTAAACATGTCATTGTGTGAAAGAAGGCAGCAATATGACAATTCTCAGTACATCCAGGTGGTTCAATGTGCAGAAGGAATGCATGATGATGTTCAATGTAATTACAAACATAGAATCCTCGTGGGTTCTTGCTTGCTGCTTGCCATTGAAATTGATCCGTATAATTTGATCTGGAAGTTTCAAGAGAACTGGCCCTGCATTGGGTTGGCAAGTTAGAGGTATGGCTGGATGCACGACGTTACACGAGCTGCGTGACTCTTTGTATTGAagcttttgttttgttaaaGCTCATGTATTACACTGGTAGCTAGTACTCTGATCTCATGTAGTACCATGCAGAGGATGTAAGATTATTAACTGGGACAAAAGGTACCAGTACTTCATAATTCTCTAGCACGCTGATCAAAGGAATTCATCCTTGGAGTGTAGTGAAGGTAGGAATTAGTGGATCACAAAGAACCATATATGCACCCTTTTCCAACCcattctctctctaaaaaccGATTGTCCTCTCTAATTTTGAAGAACAAATTCCTTTCTCTTGTCTATAGTTTTAGTGGGttttaatttctctcttttctttttccctttggGTAGGACAAATCCACTGCTTTCTGGCAACCAATTGTCCACACGCTAATTATGCTGCTGATTTTCCAAAAAGAGCCCATGCAAAATCATAGCCATCCAACTATCGTGTAGCGCTTTCATGCCTCCCAAACTCTCTGTAAGTCTCAAGTATTATTGCAATAGTATGTCTCTAACTTATACGCTTGAGACATCGAAGCTGGCTTCGACGGCCTCAAATATTTAACATCTGTGCCACATACATGATATCCCTCTTCTCCATAGATGTGCTAGTCTCATGTCTCGGTACGCCAAAGGCCAGGCTTCCAAGCTCTCGACGAACTAGCGACATCAAAGGCATCCAACCACATCTACTCAGTAACGAATTACTAGCGACATCAAGACGTTGACTCTTTTAATAGTCACTAGTATTTACCAGTACGGAACATGGATCTAGTCTTCTGATTTATGGtctactttttaattttcttttctggtaTTTCTTTCACTGTAATGAagtttttgtttggaatgtGCTATCGGCTACTCTTATACCTCTTGTTAAGATAAAATGATTGACAAAATCTACCTCTTttcatcaatttaattttttaaaataagtatggtAATTTCACGTAGTATAGAGTAGAAGTCTTGAATTCTCTACGCTCTATCCCAAAATACAAATGACTAAATATACATCTTttcattagtttaaacttttagaacGTGTGGCAATTTAACACTTCTAATTTAGTCTAATGATAGATGATTGCTATGCAAAAACACATGCATGATCCTTGGACTAATCAGTTATAACTAGATCAGTGGTGAAGAGAAATGTAAAGCTCATATGAAGACAAAGCATTTGTTGAAATGCCTCAATGGGCGTAAACATTTCCAAAGTGATATTTCCGTATGTGTGCTCCTTCATACAGTCCATGACTATTTATAGAAAACTCAGAATACCAAAAATTGATTTACAAGAATATGCTAGAAGATTCTATGGAGGTACGTCTGGCATTGTATTGTTATTTGCCTT
This window contains:
- the LOC121240378 gene encoding ylmG homolog protein 1-2, chloroplastic-like, whose translation is MAPLITSQAVRNPLLLTPPNLKPTFYSPRCHLLSFHNPSKPLSPRLTAKRNLATLVLASASPAFPALHPRTPQIPTQSQSPLTQTLTTIAAIALCFSTLFSKLVENLAPQITQQVVLQRNLVSTVGPLFFAALKDRPTGYLNTPLTVVAAGLGKWLDIYSGVLMVRVLLSWFPNIPWDRQPLSAIRDLCDPYLNLFRNIIPPIFDTLDVSPLLAFAVLGTLGSILNSSRGVY